ACAAATGTGATCGTGGTCGGCGGAGCAACAACAATTTTTAGATTGCTCGACGATAATGATGGAGACAACAGCACCGATCATTAAGTCCTGATTCCTAGGATGTACCAGAGAGGCTTGACAACTGCCGTCTAACCCTCATTATCGAAGTTTCGCATAAATAAGATAGGTAAGATTGTGCTGCCAGATGTTTTCGATCAAAGGGAGCGATCGCTGAGCATAGGTAGAGAGCGATCGCTCCTTCATCATTGACGGGCCATGAGGTTGTCCATAGAATGCTTCAATCATGGGATCAATCTAACGAAGGCTGCAAAAAACAGGCTTGATGTGTACCATGACAGTGCAGCACCCGTCAGGAGCCTCCATGGGAATTCAGACACCAAGCTGGGTTAAGCACGCGGTTTTTTACCAGATCTTCCCCGATCGCTTTGCCCAAGGTACGCCCCCAGCCAACGCCGACCAGCCCTGGGCCACTGTCCAACCCATCCCCTACGAACCATGGGTGGCAGAACCAACGCTTCAGGGCTATAAGGGCGGCAACCTCTGGGGTGTGATTGAAAAACTCGACTATCTTCAAGATCTGGGCATTAACGCCCTCTACTTCACGCCCATTTTCCAATCTGCCAGCAATCATCGCTACCACACCCACGACTACTACCAAGTCGATCCAATTTTGGGGGGCAATACCGCCTTTCATGCGTTGCTCCAAGCGTCCCACCAGCGAGGGATGAAGGTGGTGTTAGACGGTGTGTTTAACCATGCCAGCCGTGGCTTTTATTTTTTCAACGATATTTTAGAGAATGGCCCCTATTCGCCTTGGGTCGATTGGTTCAAAATCGAAGCCTGGCCCCTCTCCGCCTACGATGGTTCTTTGCCTGCCAACTATCGAGGCTGGGTCGGCAATCGTGCACTGCCCGAATTCAACCATGATCATCCTGCGGTGCGGGAATATATCATGCAGATTGGAGAACATTGGATCCGCCAAGGCATTGATGGTTGGCGGTTAGATGTGCCCTTTGAAGTGAAAGCAGCAGGATTTTGGCAAGAGTTTCGCGATCGCATCAAGGCGCTTAATTCCGAGGCCTATATTGTGGGCGAAGTGTGGACGGATTCTCGCCATTGGCTGGATGGCACCCAGTTTGATGGGGTGATGAACTATTTGTTTACCGGGCCAACTATTGCCTTTACGGCTGGCGATCGCGTCATCCGAGAGCATGTGGAAGCACCGGCCTATGAACCCTACCCGGCCCTCGATGCCCCCGCCTATGCCGCAAAGATGCAGGATCTGTTGGAACTCTACGATTGGGAGATTCAGCTCACCCAGTTGAATAGCTTGGCTAGCCATGACACGGCGCGCTTGATGACCATTGCGGGGTGCGATCGCCCCAGCATTGAGCTGGCCACTCTGCTGCAGTTTACGTTCCCCGGTGCGCCCTGCATCTACTATGGCGATGAAGTGGGTCTGCCCGGCGGCTTTGATCCAGACTCGCGGCGCAGTTTTCCTGACCCCGCCGATTGGGATCAGGGCTTGCTCGACTGCCACCGCGCCCTGATTGCCCTGCGCCATCAGTATGAAGCGCTGCGGGTGGGCACCTACCGATCGCTCTATAGCCATGACCTGCTGTATGTGTTTGAGCGATCGCTGCCCGAGCAACAGGTGTGGGTGGCGGTGAATGCTTCGGATGGGGTTCAGTCCCTACCCCTTTCCAAGCTAGGATCACCGGCTCTTAGTCAAGTTGTCTACGGCAGCGGCACCTTGGAAGCTGATACGCTCACCCTGCCGCCTCGTTCCGGCATCGTGTTGACCTAGATCGAAAAAGCCCACCCCCCTCCCCGGAGGGAGGATTAAGCTGATGGATGAGCGTCAGGGGTGGGACAGTTCGTTAGGGAGATGAGATCAGCGTCCGTTGTCTAGCCTCTACACGTCGTAGAGACGAGACTCTAGGGCCTCGGGATAGTCATCGCAATATTGCTCAAAGTGGCTCTTGGTTGGATGATCGTGGCGCTGGTGCGAAAGTTCTGCTTGGAGTTCTTCAACCACATCCCAGGCGGCAGCGCAGGCCTTGGGATCGTTACCTTGCTTAGAAATGGCGCGGGCTTGAGCGATCGCTGCCTGAAGTTCTTGCTCAACCTTAGCCCAGTCAAATACGTGGTTTGCAACAGTAGACATGAGGCGTTGCCTCCTGGTCATGGATAAGAATCAATCAACAACTGATGTTGCGAGAGCTGTCTCTTGATCGGTACATATCTACTGTAACTCCGTTAAGCAACGTGAGAGAAGGCGGAAAACCCGTAGATTCCGAGAGATAATAGCCCTAGACGGATCAAAGCCGCCTATTGTCTACCTTTGAGACATTGTTGAAAAAAGCATGAAATATTCATCAGTTTCAAACCTGATTGTCATTGCGCTGTTTCTTGGATTTATCAGCGCCTCCAGCCTCGTGCATGTGCTTACCGAATCATGGTGGTTTGAAGCTGTAGGATTTTCTCAGGTTTTTTGGACGAGGCTCACCTGGCAGGTCGGTCTTTGGTTTGGGCTGTTGGGGCTCTACCTGGTGGTGCTCTTGGGCAACTATTTCTGGGCGATGCACCTCACCCGCCATCGCATTTTTCGGGTCTTGGTGGAAAGTGGGCGCTGGAATCCTCGCAGTGAAGCGTTGCCCAATGTGGTGGCGATCGCCCTAGCCCTATTTCTGGCCTTCACCGCCGCCACCACCAGCGGCAGCGCCTGGGAAACGGTGCTGCAATACCTGAATCCTTCCAGCTTTGCCGTCCAAGATCCTATCTATCAACAGGATGTGGGGTTTTACCTCTTTCGTCTGCCGTTGTACCAATGGCTGCAGCAGGTGGTGCTTTCTCTAGGGCTGTGGAGTTTGGTGCTCGCGGTGGCGGTCTATAGCCTCAAGGGTGAGTTGAGTATCGGCCGGGGCTGGCAACATCTGGTCACCGGCGGTGCCAAAATTCACCTGAGTCTGCTGCTGGCAGCGATCGCCTTGGCGGTGGCAGCGGGCTTTTGGCTAGAGCGCTACGAGCTGCTCTATTCCGCCGATGGCGTTGTTTATGGGGCAGGCTTTACCGATATCCATGCGCGGCTCTCGGCCTATTGGTTTATGGGCATCAGCACCTTGGTTTTAGCGGCGTTGTTCATTGGTTCCCTTTGGCAGCGCAGCGTCGCGTTGCCGGTGTTTGGCATGGGTGTCTATGTGCTTGCCTTGGTCTTAGTCAGCGGTCTATACCCCTGGTTCCAGCAGGAGTTTATCGTAAAGCCGAATGAACTGACGAAGGAAGCGCCTTACATTGCCCATAGCATTGACTTAACCCGCAAGGCTTACAACCTAGAAACGGTGGAGCGGCAAGACTATCCGGTGAAAAATCAACTGGATCAAGCGGCGATCGCCGCTAAGCAATCCACCCTGCAAAATATTCGCCTTTGGGACTATCGCCCGCTGCTGTCTACCTACCAGCAACTCCAGGAAATTCGTCTATACTACCGCTTCAGCGACGTCGATGTGGATCGCTACACCCTCGATGACGACTACCAGCAGGTGATGCTGGCTGCACGGGAGCTGGACTATAGCCGCGTGCCCACGGAGGCCAAAACCTGGGTGAACCAGCGGCTGAAGTATACCCATGGGTTTGGGGCGGTGATGAGTCCGGTGAACCGCGTTACCCGCAATGGCCTACCCGAATTTCTCATTCAAGATATTCCACCGGTCTCCAACACCAGCCTAGAGATTACCCAGCCCCGGCTGTACTACGGCGAAACAACCGATAGCTACATTTTCACCGGCACCAGCACCGATGAATTTGACTATCCCCGCAGCGAGGAGAATGCGGCCAATCGCTACGATGGTTTGGGAGGCGTGCCCATGCCCACCTGGTTCCACCGCCTAGCCTATGCCCTGGATTTGGGCAACTTCACGGTGTTGATTTCCAACTACTTCACCCCCGAGTCGCGCATTCTCTACCATCGCCCGATCCTAGAACGGGTGCGGCAGATTGCGCCGTTCCTGCGCTACGACAGTGATCCCTATATCAGCGTTGTGGATGGACGGCTGCAGTGGATTATCGATGCCTATACCGTCAGCGATCGCTTCCCCTATTCGGCACCGGTGACTCGCAGTCCAGATTTTAACCAGTCGTTTCAAGGCAGCACTATTGGCCAGGTGCTCCAAGCTAATACCAACTACATTCGCAACTCGGTGAAAGTGGTGGTTGATGCCTATGATGGCGTGCCCCAGTTTTACGTGGTGGACGATCAAGATCCGCTGCTGAATACCTATCGCCAGATTTTCCCGAACCTGTTTCGCGATCGCGACCAAATTCCCGAAACGCTGCAGGCCCATTTCCGCTACCCGGTGGATCTCTTCAAGATTCAGTCGCAGATGTATGCGGTGTACCACATGAGCAACCCGGAGGAGTTTTATAACCGGGAAGATGTGTGGCGTTTTCCCTTGGAGATCTATGAAGGTCGCCAGGAGGTGATGGAGCCGTACTACGTGATCATGGATTTACCAGGGGGCGATCGCCCTGAATTTACCCTGATCCTGCCGTTTACGCCCGCCAACCGCGACAACATGATTGCCTGGATGGCAGCGCGCTCCGATGGCAGCAACTACGGCAAGCTGCTGCTCTACGAATTTCCTAAGCAGGAGTTAATCTACGGGCCTCGACAAATTGAAGCCCGGATTGACCAAGATCCCGAGATTTCACAGCAGCTCACCCTCTGGAGCCAGGAAGGTTCACGGGTGATTCGTGGCGACTTGCTGGTGATTCCTATTCAGCAATCGTTGCTCTATGTGGAGCCAGTGTATCTCCGGGCTGAGCAAGGCGAATTGCCGGAACTGCGGCGGGTGATCATTTCCTATGGCGATCGCACCGTTATGGAACCCTCCTTAGACGAAGCGATCGCCGCCATCTTCGGCAGTCCTGACCCGTCGGCTCCTCGGGAGCCTGGAGTAGCAACGGGCATCCCCGTACCGCCTGCCTTGGTGGAGGATGCCCTCACGGCCTACCAAAATGCTCAGAATGCTTTGCAGCAGGGCGATTGGGCTAGCTACGGTCGCTATCAACAGGAGTTAGGAGATTTGCTAGAACGCCTAAATCAGCCCAGTGACGAACCGGTGCCTACGCCATAACTACTCCGTAACGGTTAGGCGTCCGACCATGCCCGATTCCGTGTGCCCCGGAATCACGCAGCGTAGTTCATACTCCCCGGGCTTCATGGCGACAAAAAACCATTCTGCCTGGGTGCCGGGGCGCAGTTCTAGCTCATGGATGGCACCCTTGATTTCCACATTGCCTGCTTCCACCTTCTTTGTCCAAACGGCATCGGCGAAGTCTTTGGCGGTGAAGTAATGCTTTTCGGGGCTAGGATTATCCAACACCAGCTTGTAGAGTGTGCCGGTTTGGAAGTCTAGGTGATTGGGCACAAACTTCAGCTCATCTGCCGAGGTGCCCAGATCTATATGTACCGTGGTGGGTGCGGGAGCAGCGATCGCCCCTCCAGGCAGCAGTCCTAACCCGATGACAAGGGCCAGCAGCCAGCCCAGCAGTCGAGGCAGCGATCGCTGCAGTCTCCAACGGGGAAATCGGAACTGGGGGAAGGCTTGATAGGTCATAGCGTCACATCCTGATCGATCTGATCAATTGTTTATGCTCAGTTTATCAGGACTGGTTGACGGACAAAATTGAAGACCCTCACCCCAAACCCTTCGCCCAGAGCGGGCGAGGGGCTTTGAAAGCAAGTGAACGTTCTTGCTACCCTTGTGGGGATAGGGGATAGAGATGGGTCAACGATGGGTGAGGGAATGGGGTTTTTCTAGACCATGGCTCTCCATCCACTCCGCCTGGCCCATCACGTCAACAGCAGGGCCATCGGCTACCAATTGTCCACCGTCTATGACTAAGACGCGATCGCATACCTCTAGAATGAATTCCAGATCATGGGACGAGATCAGCATGGCCTGGGGCGATCGCTGCAGGAATTGAATCAACCTGCGCCGCGCCCGTAAATCCAGATTGGCCGACGGTTCGTCGTAGATCATCACCCGAGGCTGCATGGCCAAAATGCCCGCGATCGCCACCATGCGCTTTTCGCCCCCCGAGAGATGGTGGGGCGGCCGGTTGGCCAGAGCCGTCATGCCCGTAAGCGCTAGGGCGTGGCTCACCCGTTGCTCTACTTCTTGGTCAGACAAGCCCATATTCTGGGGGCCAAAGGCTACGTCATCCCACACCGATGAGGCGAGCAGTTGGTCATCGGGATTTTGAAATACCAGCCCAATATCAGGATGGAACTGCCCTATCTGCACCGGCTGCTCAAAGAGGCTGATCTGTCCCGTCATGGGTCGCAGCAAGCCGCAGAGCAGCATAAATAGAGTGGTTTTCCCAGCTCCGTTGGGGCCAATCACCCCGACGCGCTCACCGGGGGGCAAGGTAAAGGAGATATCCCGCAGCGTATCGGGGCAATCGGGATAGGAAAAACTCACCTGGGACACCGCGATCGCTTCATCGAACCTATTTACTGCAGTCTGCTCAGCAGCTAGGGAAACCGTGGGAGAGTTGAGACGATCCATCACGTTATGCCTTCATTCCTATCCAATATTCAGTGGCGACCAGGGCGATCGCCAGGGTTAAACTCAAGCCCGTGGCGATCGCACTCCAGGAATCTAAGCGGGGGCGATCGCGTGCAGCTAAGGGACTGCAAGCATGGCCATAGCCCCGCAGCCGCATGGCTTGATAGACCCGTTCCGACTGTTCATAGCTGCGAATTAACAGCGTTCCGGCTAAGGATGCAAACACCTGCAAATCCCGCCGCTGGGGTATTAAGGGAATCCGTCTTGTGGGTGCATAGCCAAATCCTCGCAGGCGCATGGCCTGCTTCATGCGCAGCAGTTGATCGGCAATTTCATAGAGATATCGGTAGGACAGCAGCAGCATATCGGTGAGGGTGGTAGGTAGTCCTAGCGATCGCATCGCCTTCACGGTTTGCAAAAAAGGAGCGGTGCCAAACAGCAGCAAACTGAGGGTAATGATGGACAAAAACCGTCCTACGATCAAGACCACTGCCCAGCAGCCTTCCTGCCGCAGGGTCAGCGGCCCCCATTGCCATAACACCGTTTCCCCAGACATGAGGGGCAAAACGAGAATCACCCCGAGCAAAAAAAAGCTTGGATAGCGGAGCCGCTGTAGCCAATAGATCCAAGGCAGCCGCGACAGGCCGTAGAGCAATGCCGTCAGCCCCATTACCACCGGCACAAGCCATAACGTTTCCACCATCGCCACCGCAAACATTAGTGCGCCTAGCCCGATGAGCTTATAGCGTGGCTGCCAAGCATGGATGGGCGATTGCAGGTGGGCGTATTCATCAATGTCTAGCTTCATGGTGTGCCGTGATGACCTAGAAGATCGGGCTTAACCTGATGTAAGAATAACACCAGCATGGCGGTAAAGCCGCCTTCAATCAGCATTAGCGGTATGTGGGCTAGGGTGAGACCATAAATGGCGGTTCGCTCGGCTTGGGCATCCATTGCCGCTGGAATATTGGTCATCACCAACACGAAGAAGATAAGCGCGGCCAGCCCCAACCCTAGGGCTCCGGCCAAAAAGGCAAAGATGCCTAATCGAGAGCGATCGCTTCCCCATCGCCAGAACCGCCGCAGTTGAAAGGCTTGATAAGCCACTAAGGCCGGTACGCCCATCATGACGGCATTGACGCCTAAGACCGTCATGCCACCATGACCCAAAATTACCGCTTGAAATAAGAGACCAATCAAAATGGCAGGAAAGGCGTAGTAGCCCAAAACCGTTCCTAATAAGCCATTGAGCACTAAATGCACGCTGGTCGGGGGAATGGGGATGTGGATTGAGGATGCTACAAAAAAAGCTGCCGTTAGCAGTGATGCTTTGGGCATATTGCGACTCACATCCGGATCACGCTGAATCTGCCGTAGGCAGTACCAGGTGGCTAGCCCAGTTAGCCCATAGCCACCGAGACAGACGGGAGCCGAAAGAAGACCATCAGGAAGGTGCATAGACAGGTATAAATCACGGTAAGACTAGGGCTATGCATTACGCTTCGCCTGCTGGATCTGAGACTGATGTGCGTGAGGCAAAAAAGAAAGCTGTGCCCACAAACCCCCAAATGATAGCGCCAATCATCGTCCAGCGCTGCACCGGCGATAATTGTGATGATCTAGGTTGGGGCGACATGGGCATCACAGATGGACTGAGATCCACCGGAGCTGAAGCTGCTTCTGGATTTTCCGTTGCTGTTTCAGCGCTACCGGATGGGGGCAGATTCTCGGTAACGGATGGAGGCGTTGCCATGGGAATTACAATCACCTCGCCATGCCCTGCCTGTCGCACCTGCACTTCCCAATTACCGGTTACAGCAGGATCGGGCATGAAGATAAAATTACCTTGGGAATCTGTGGTGCCGGTGATCCAAGGAGTGGTCACGTCGTCGGGCGAGAACACAGACACTTGGGCCTCAACCATGGGCTTGCCCGTGTCATAGAGGGCAGACACGGCAACAGCGGGGGCGACGGTGTAGTCTAACGCAGTGCTATGGGCCAAGGAGGGAAGGGCGATCGCGAGTCCTGACAAGGTGGCTATGGGAACTAGGAGCGTTCGCAGGGGTTTGACATGCATCGAAAGTTGCCTCAACGTAGATTGGAAAGCCAAGAGAGCGATCGCGTCACCCTCCTGGAGAGCGATTGGTATAACGGCGGTACTAGGCCATCTCTTCTAGAGCGCAATGGCCTTCACCTACGTGACCAAGACCAGCAATCGTATCCTGCAGACGGGTATAGTCATCGGGGGAAAGCTGTTCCTCCAGCATGGTCATATCCACATCAAGGGTGTCGCCTTGGGCGATCGCTGCCAGCGGTTCAAACCCGAGGGCACCGGTGTTAATAGAATCGTCCGAAGCTGCCTCGCCATCTCCAAAAATGTGATCAAAGTGGAAGGTGGCTTCCAAGTCCGCCGTGCTGCCTGCCTCTAGAATGCCCTTGCGTTCATCGCCCACAAAGTTACCGCAGACGTAGCGCATTTCTTGATCGAGGCGCAGGGTGAAGTTCACCACTTGCCCATCTTTCTCGGCGGTGCCCACCAACATCAACACATGACCGGCAGCAGGGCCGTCGGCTGCTTTTGGCATGGTCCACTCTAGGGCATTGTAGCGACCGGCTGGAGCAGACACCTCTGCCAACAGGATGGGATCGGCATCGGCTTCACCCTCTGCTAAATCTACGGTCTGCTGTTCCACCACCATCACATCTTGGTTGGGCTCTAGAGTAGTATCTACTTCTGGATCAAACGACGCGTCGGTTTGATAGGCTTTCACATTGGCCAGGTTGACATAAACGTGGTCGAACCCAATCTCCCACCCGTCCTTAGACACAAATCCTTCTCGGACAAAATCTTCCCCATTGGCGCGGACTTGGAGCAGGCCCTCCTCGGTCTCGGGCGCATCACTGACTGCAGACGTGTCTGGAGTCGTAGACGAGGGAGCATTGCTTGACGCGCAACCATAGGACACAGATACCATCACAGCTGCTGTACCCAGAGCCATCCATACTGATCGATGCATCAATAATTCTCGTAAGTTTTTAGGGGCATAGCTTGAACATGACTCATCCAAGTCATGCACAGTGTTAGTAAACCTTGCCCCTTTCTAAATTTCAATGCTGCCAGGGGGGATAGGGTCATGGGTTCGTTGCCAAGACCACCCAACCTAGATCGCTCAGGTCAGACCAGCGGAGGGTGCGAAGTGGCACTAAAAACGGTAGAGTCAAGCTGAGAACTATGCAGATGTAACGGGTAAAGTCTATGCGGCTGTTTGTCGTGCTGGCGATCGCAATCGCGTTGCTGGCAGTAGTGTTTGCGCTACAAAATACGATGGCGATAGAACTCAGCTTCTTACCCTGGCAGTTTGAAGGGCCCTTGGCGCTGTTTTTACTGATAACGCTGGCTCTAGGTATTGGGGTAGGGCTTTTGGTCTCGGTGCCAGCCGTAGTGCGGCGAAGCTGGAGTTTATCTCGCCAAACCCATCAGGTGGAGAGCCTCAACCAACAACTGCTAGATAAGGATCAAGAGCGGGAGTCCCAAATTGCTGCTGCGCGACGCGATCGCTTGGCCCTGAAAGCTGCCCACCAAAATCTACTCACCGCCTTGGCGATCGCTGATCCCCGAACGGGTTTGCTCAAGCAAGACTGGCTCTCTCCAGGCGTGCAGTATTGGCTAAAGCAGCGGGCGACGTCTACCGACAGCCCATCGTCCCTTTGCCTCTATCTGCTGGAAGGACGGGCCAGCAACCCCACCCCCATGGATCAGCAGGCTCTTTACCTGGCTATGGCCGATCGCCTCCAAAGCCAAGAGCCGGCCCATAGCTGGCTGTTTACCGATGGTACTGCTCGGTTTGCTTGCCTCACCCCCGATTTGGATGTCAAAACTGCCCACGAGTTTGGCGATCGC
The sequence above is drawn from the Candidatus Obscuribacterales bacterium genome and encodes:
- a CDS encoding glycoside hydrolase family 13 protein, whose protein sequence is MGIQTPSWVKHAVFYQIFPDRFAQGTPPANADQPWATVQPIPYEPWVAEPTLQGYKGGNLWGVIEKLDYLQDLGINALYFTPIFQSASNHRYHTHDYYQVDPILGGNTAFHALLQASHQRGMKVVLDGVFNHASRGFYFFNDILENGPYSPWVDWFKIEAWPLSAYDGSLPANYRGWVGNRALPEFNHDHPAVREYIMQIGEHWIRQGIDGWRLDVPFEVKAAGFWQEFRDRIKALNSEAYIVGEVWTDSRHWLDGTQFDGVMNYLFTGPTIAFTAGDRVIREHVEAPAYEPYPALDAPAYAAKMQDLLELYDWEIQLTQLNSLASHDTARLMTIAGCDRPSIELATLLQFTFPGAPCIYYGDEVGLPGGFDPDSRRSFPDPADWDQGLLDCHRALIALRHQYEALRVGTYRSLYSHDLLYVFERSLPEQQVWVAVNASDGVQSLPLSKLGSPALSQVVYGSGTLEADTLTLPPRSGIVLT
- a CDS encoding Calvin cycle protein CP12; amino-acid sequence: MSTVANHVFDWAKVEQELQAAIAQARAISKQGNDPKACAAAWDVVEELQAELSHQRHDHPTKSHFEQYCDDYPEALESRLYDV
- a CDS encoding UPF0182 family protein, with protein sequence MKYSSVSNLIVIALFLGFISASSLVHVLTESWWFEAVGFSQVFWTRLTWQVGLWFGLLGLYLVVLLGNYFWAMHLTRHRIFRVLVESGRWNPRSEALPNVVAIALALFLAFTAATTSGSAWETVLQYLNPSSFAVQDPIYQQDVGFYLFRLPLYQWLQQVVLSLGLWSLVLAVAVYSLKGELSIGRGWQHLVTGGAKIHLSLLLAAIALAVAAGFWLERYELLYSADGVVYGAGFTDIHARLSAYWFMGISTLVLAALFIGSLWQRSVALPVFGMGVYVLALVLVSGLYPWFQQEFIVKPNELTKEAPYIAHSIDLTRKAYNLETVERQDYPVKNQLDQAAIAAKQSTLQNIRLWDYRPLLSTYQQLQEIRLYYRFSDVDVDRYTLDDDYQQVMLAARELDYSRVPTEAKTWVNQRLKYTHGFGAVMSPVNRVTRNGLPEFLIQDIPPVSNTSLEITQPRLYYGETTDSYIFTGTSTDEFDYPRSEENAANRYDGLGGVPMPTWFHRLAYALDLGNFTVLISNYFTPESRILYHRPILERVRQIAPFLRYDSDPYISVVDGRLQWIIDAYTVSDRFPYSAPVTRSPDFNQSFQGSTIGQVLQANTNYIRNSVKVVVDAYDGVPQFYVVDDQDPLLNTYRQIFPNLFRDRDQIPETLQAHFRYPVDLFKIQSQMYAVYHMSNPEEFYNREDVWRFPLEIYEGRQEVMEPYYVIMDLPGGDRPEFTLILPFTPANRDNMIAWMAARSDGSNYGKLLLYEFPKQELIYGPRQIEARIDQDPEISQQLTLWSQEGSRVIRGDLLVIPIQQSLLYVEPVYLRAEQGELPELRRVIISYGDRTVMEPSLDEAIAAIFGSPDPSAPREPGVATGIPVPPALVEDALTAYQNAQNALQQGDWASYGRYQQELGDLLERLNQPSDEPVPTP
- a CDS encoding plastocyanin/azurin family copper-binding protein; translated protein: MTYQAFPQFRFPRWRLQRSLPRLLGWLLALVIGLGLLPGGAIAAPAPTTVHIDLGTSADELKFVPNHLDFQTGTLYKLVLDNPSPEKHYFTAKDFADAVWTKKVEAGNVEIKGAIHELELRPGTQAEWFFVAMKPGEYELRCVIPGHTESGMVGRLTVTE
- a CDS encoding ABC transporter ATP-binding protein → MDRLNSPTVSLAAEQTAVNRFDEAIAVSQVSFSYPDCPDTLRDISFTLPPGERVGVIGPNGAGKTTLFMLLCGLLRPMTGQISLFEQPVQIGQFHPDIGLVFQNPDDQLLASSVWDDVAFGPQNMGLSDQEVEQRVSHALALTGMTALANRPPHHLSGGEKRMVAIAGILAMQPRVMIYDEPSANLDLRARRRLIQFLQRSPQAMLISSHDLEFILEVCDRVLVIDGGQLVADGPAVDVMGQAEWMESHGLEKPHSLTHR
- the cbiQ gene encoding cobalt ECF transporter T component CbiQ; translation: MKLDIDEYAHLQSPIHAWQPRYKLIGLGALMFAVAMVETLWLVPVVMGLTALLYGLSRLPWIYWLQRLRYPSFFLLGVILVLPLMSGETVLWQWGPLTLRQEGCWAVVLIVGRFLSIITLSLLLFGTAPFLQTVKAMRSLGLPTTLTDMLLLSYRYLYEIADQLLRMKQAMRLRGFGYAPTRRIPLIPQRRDLQVFASLAGTLLIRSYEQSERVYQAMRLRGYGHACSPLAARDRPRLDSWSAIATGLSLTLAIALVATEYWIGMKA
- the cbiM gene encoding cobalt transporter CbiM, giving the protein MHLPDGLLSAPVCLGGYGLTGLATWYCLRQIQRDPDVSRNMPKASLLTAAFFVASSIHIPIPPTSVHLVLNGLLGTVLGYYAFPAILIGLLFQAVILGHGGMTVLGVNAVMMGVPALVAYQAFQLRRFWRWGSDRSRLGIFAFLAGALGLGLAALIFFVLVMTNIPAAMDAQAERTAIYGLTLAHIPLMLIEGGFTAMLVLFLHQVKPDLLGHHGTP
- a CDS encoding lipopolysaccharide assembly protein LapA domain-containing protein produces the protein MRLFVVLAIAIALLAVVFALQNTMAIELSFLPWQFEGPLALFLLITLALGIGVGLLVSVPAVVRRSWSLSRQTHQVESLNQQLLDKDQERESQIAAARRDRLALKAAHQNLLTALAIADPRTGLLKQDWLSPGVQYWLKQRATSTDSPSSLCLYLLEGRASNPTPMDQQALYLAMADRLQSQEPAHSWLFTDGTARFACLTPDLDVKTAHEFGDRLREVLTQTPLMINSTSTTVEVSIGGVIAHPPEGINADQFIQQAQAAIDHAKQRGRNRVRLVEAQRA